The Bacteroidota bacterium sequence CACCGCATGAAGATTGTTAATATGGACAATCCGGTGACCTCGCACTGGCTTCGCAAACAGGGGTGTCGTTTTGACTGCAAGCCGTTTCTTTCCGGTGCGGTGGAGGCTCGAATTCTGCTTGAGAAGTTGAAGGTTCGTAAGGAACCGCTTCAGAAAGTGACTCTTGGCGGACTGGATGGGATCTATCATGCTGGGCGCGAGGGCCGCACGTGGGTTGATGACCCTGAATACGGAATTCCTTTCCTTGGGAGCTCTGATATCCTGAATGCAGATTTGAGTCACCTGCCGCTTCTATCGAAAAGGCAGGTACTCAAGAATCCGAAATTTACAATTCGCAAAGACTGGACGCTGATTACACGGTCGGGAACGGTTGGACGAATGGTCTACAGTCGTGAAGACATGGATGGAATGGCTTGCAGTGAGCACGTCATGCGTGTCGTCCCCGACCCGGAGAAGATCCCGCCGGGGTATCTCTATGCGTTCCTGAGCAGCAGGTTCGGGGTGCCTCTGGTGGTATCCGGCACCTATGGCGCGATCATCCAGCACATTGAGCCGGAGCATATCGCGAATTTGCCTGTGCCGAGGTTGGGCAAAGGAGAGGAGGAAGACATACATAACCGCGTGTTGAAATCCGCAGTGCTAAGATCGAAAGCGGCACGGCAACGCGCAGATATCCTTCGCGAGATGGAGAAACTCATCGGATGGGAACCCCCTATCCACGAATGCGCAAACATATCCCAAGCATCGTCTTCAGATGTTTTACGAAGATTCGATGCCTTCCATCATTCCATTGGTCCACTGGCTGGCAGGAATTGCCTTTTTGACAACTCCTTGTCCGTTCCGCTAGCAGATCTCGTTGAAGATGTTTTTGAGCCGAATCGTGGTGCAAGAATGAAAGTTGAAAACCCCGATGCTGGTTCGACTTTCCTCTCGTCATCGGCAG is a genomic window containing:
- a CDS encoding restriction endonuclease subunit S, which translates into the protein MKIVNMDNPVTSHWLRKQGCRFDCKPFLSGAVEARILLEKLKVRKEPLQKVTLGGLDGIYHAGREGRTWVDDPEYGIPFLGSSDILNADLSHLPLLSKRQVLKNPKFTIRKDWTLITRSGTVGRMVYSREDMDGMACSEHVMRVVPDPEKIPPGYLYAFLSSRFGVPLVVSGTYGAIIQHIEPEHIANLPVPRLGKGEEEDIHNRVLKSAVLRSKAARQRADILREMEKLIGWEPPIHECANISQASSSDVLRRFDAFHHSIGPLAGRNCLFDNSLSVPLADLVEDVFEPNRGARMKVENPDAGSTFLSSSAVFRTIPQGDYLISRKTKDFERLQISDRDLLLPRSGQLGGIIGHAVLPLQMNIGHCASEHLVRIRAIDQIWRNYLFAVFATEPGYLATIGTAFGSSIPSLDSKMIAEFRVPVVKNGKREAIADAVAKYNENLSDAALIELSVVKDLESNLEKKAMRSHHG